CTTCTAACTGTTGGTGCTTTGGCTGGAAGTATCGCCACAGGATGGATAATTTACCGTGTATTTTTTCACCTCGATAACAACTAAACCATGAAAGGCAGTCTTATCATTCTTTCTTTCTTCGCACTGGGAGTTATTTTGGGTGTCACGGATTCACTTCCGGAGATTCTACTAAAAACAGATTTCAGCATGTATGCTTTGTACATACTGATGTTTCTGGTGGGAATTGGCATTGGTGCCGATCGAAAATCCTGGAAGGTTATCCAGACCATCAATTTAAAAATCTTCCTGGTACCGCTCGGAGTTATGGTGGGAACAGCTATCGGGGTTACGCTTGTTTCGCTGTTTCTTCCCAACTTAACTATCAGAGAAGCGATGGCGGTTGGTGCCGGCTACGGCTATTACAGCCTGTCCAGTATTTTCATTACACAAATGCACGGCGAAACACTTGGCGTGATGGCCTTGCTTTCAAATATCATCCGCGAAGTAGCTACGTTGTTGCTGACACCTTTGTTTGTCAAGTATTTTGGAAAACTGGCCGGCATTATGAGTGGTGGCGCTACCGCGATGGATACAACCTTGCCAATTATTACCCGCTATTCAGGAAAAGATTATGCCATCATATCGCTTTTCAGCGGAATTGTTTTGACGATATTGGTGCCGGTAATCATTACATTTATTCTGCATAGAAGCCTGTAAGTTTCGGAGAACTAAACGTCCGAAAACTGTCTGTCGGCTAACTGACGTGAACCTGCCAATGGTAAGGTAAAGTAGAAAACCGAACCTTTCCCTTGCTGACTATCGACAGCAATGTTTCCGTTATTGGCTTCC
This Prolixibacter sp. NT017 DNA region includes the following protein-coding sequences:
- a CDS encoding lysine exporter LysO family protein produces the protein MKGSLIILSFFALGVILGVTDSLPEILLKTDFSMYALYILMFLVGIGIGADRKSWKVIQTINLKIFLVPLGVMVGTAIGVTLVSLFLPNLTIREAMAVGAGYGYYSLSSIFITQMHGETLGVMALLSNIIREVATLLLTPLFVKYFGKLAGIMSGGATAMDTTLPIITRYSGKDYAIISLFSGIVLTILVPVIITFILHRSL